A genome region from Sphaeramia orbicularis chromosome 19, fSphaOr1.1, whole genome shotgun sequence includes the following:
- the LOC115439426 gene encoding uncharacterized protein LOC115439426 produces MVNGRRMPVIDRTVLEGQSIMLTCVLNCAVDLNSNPGYIWFKDRQQLTNTSEKSPSLFLDPIRNEDSGKYSCAMIGYENLPSSPVNLTVQTSPRKTWNIVSMDGNPGGGSKKGSEATLTHGCDVQSSTDQHLNNCQAHRGKSISTFSTMLLTCVSAGLVVSMMVTILTLRMKKRSNFRSAPHTPRHMNDPYVALDISQMSVEYDTLNSVRQCPTADTSYAIYENLPKHEYATG; encoded by the coding sequence ATGGTTAATGGACGGAGAATGCCTGTAATAGATCGCACAGTGTTGGAGGGTCAGAGTATAATGCTGACTTGTGTTCTTAACTGTGCTGTGGATCTGAACTCCAACCCAGGCTACATCTGGTTCAAGGACAGACAACAATTAACTAACACAAGTGAAAAATCACCTTCTCTGTTTTTGGACCCAATTCGTAATGAAGATAGCGGCAAATATTCCTGTGCTATGATTGGCTATGAAAACCTCCCATCATCCCCTGTCAATCTCACAGTCCAAACAAGCCCAAGAAAAACCTGGAACATCGTGAGCATGGATGGAAACCCTGGTGGAGGATCAAAGAAAGGCAGTGAAGCTACACTGACACATGGCTGTGATGTTCAGAGCTCCACAGACCAACACCTGAACAACTGTCAGGCACACAGAGGCAAAAGCATATCTACATTCTCTACCATGCTGTTAACCTGTGTTAGTGCAGGATTGGTTGTTTCGATGATGGTGACTATTCTCACCCTCAGAATGAAGAAGAGGAGCAATTTTCGTTCAGCCCCTCACACTCCAAGACACATGAATGACCCATATGTAGCCCTTGATATCAGCCAGATGTCAGTAGAATATGACACACTGAACTCAGTGAGACAATGCCCGACTGCTGATACAAGCTATGCTATTTATGAGAACTTACCAAAACACGAGTATGCAACCGGATGA